The following proteins are encoded in a genomic region of Tenacibaculum sp. 190524A05c:
- the tig gene encoding trigger factor, whose product MNITKENIDALNAIVKVDIVAEDYKDKVTEVLNDYRKKANIPGFRKGNVPMGMVRKQYGKAVMIDEVNKLLQESLNNFLVEEKLDILGNPLPVVKDDFSWDTEKFSFEFELGLAPEFDVDVKGKNKITEYKIVATDELIDKEVENIQNRYGKLITLEEGEEHANVTGTFVNEENEINKKSTFLVNDLKGKKNEKKFIGAKVGDVIELDTKKLFEEDFKLSQVLGVTKEVADELDTKVTFTIEEINRTEPADLDQELFGKIFPDGSVTTVTELKEKIKQDAEGQFQQQADQQLLNAVTEHFVENTKFDLPADFLQKWLQTAGEKELTVEEAKEEYTKSEKGLRYQLIEGKIMKDNEIKLEYPELLEYTKGFIKAQMAQFGNMNPEEEELNNIAGRVLSNKDEAQRLQTQLISQKLLTFFKENMKFKSKELSYEDFIKEVYK is encoded by the coding sequence ATGAATATTACAAAAGAAAACATAGACGCATTAAATGCCATTGTAAAAGTTGATATTGTTGCTGAAGATTATAAAGATAAAGTAACAGAGGTTTTAAACGATTACCGTAAAAAAGCTAATATTCCTGGATTCAGAAAAGGAAATGTTCCTATGGGAATGGTAAGAAAGCAGTACGGTAAAGCAGTAATGATTGATGAAGTAAACAAGCTTTTACAAGAAAGTTTAAACAACTTCTTAGTAGAAGAAAAATTAGACATCTTAGGAAATCCATTACCAGTTGTTAAGGATGATTTTTCTTGGGATACTGAAAAGTTTTCTTTTGAGTTCGAATTAGGATTAGCTCCAGAATTTGACGTTGATGTAAAAGGTAAGAACAAGATTACTGAATACAAAATCGTTGCTACAGATGAGTTAATTGATAAAGAAGTTGAGAATATTCAGAACCGTTACGGAAAGTTAATCACTTTAGAAGAAGGTGAAGAGCATGCTAATGTAACAGGTACTTTTGTTAATGAAGAAAATGAAATTAACAAAAAGTCTACTTTCTTAGTAAATGATTTAAAAGGAAAGAAAAACGAAAAGAAATTTATCGGAGCTAAAGTTGGAGACGTTATCGAATTAGATACTAAGAAACTTTTCGAAGAAGATTTCAAATTATCTCAAGTTTTAGGTGTTACTAAAGAAGTAGCTGATGAGTTAGATACTAAAGTAACATTTACTATTGAAGAGATCAATAGAACTGAGCCTGCAGATTTAGATCAAGAGTTATTTGGAAAGATTTTCCCTGACGGAAGTGTTACTACTGTAACTGAGTTAAAAGAGAAAATCAAGCAAGATGCTGAAGGTCAATTCCAACAACAAGCTGATCAACAATTATTAAATGCAGTAACTGAGCATTTTGTTGAAAACACAAAGTTTGATTTACCTGCTGATTTCTTACAAAAGTGGTTACAAACTGCTGGAGAAAAAGAATTAACAGTTGAGGAAGCTAAAGAAGAGTATACTAAGTCTGAAAAAGGATTACGTTACCAATTAATCGAAGGAAAGATTATGAAGGATAACGAAATCAAGTTAGAGTACCCAGAGTTATTAGAGTATACAAAAGGATTTATCAAAGCTCAAATGGCTCAATTTGGTAACATGAATCCAGAAGAAGAGGAGTTAAACAACATCGCAGGAAGAGTATTATCTAACAAAGATGAAGCACAACGTTTACAAACTCAATTAATTTCTCAGAAATTATTAACGTTCTTCAAAGAAAACATGAAGTTTAAGAGTAAAGAATTAAGTTACGAAGACTTTATCAAAGAAGTTTACAAATAG
- a CDS encoding phage holin family protein, with protein MKLIVKLLLTALAVLVLSNLLSGIVVDNYMTAVIIAVVIAVLNLFVRPILVILTLPVTILTLGLFLFVINAIIILMAGKLVSGFYVNGFFTALLFSVLLSIFRSVLFGMLKEEKKNR; from the coding sequence ATGAAATTAATAGTTAAATTATTACTAACGGCCTTAGCTGTTTTAGTATTGTCAAATTTATTAAGTGGAATCGTTGTAGATAATTATATGACAGCGGTTATCATTGCAGTAGTTATTGCAGTACTTAATTTATTTGTACGTCCAATTTTAGTCATACTCACATTACCGGTAACAATTCTAACATTAGGATTATTTCTATTTGTAATTAATGCAATAATCATTCTAATGGCAGGGAAATTAGTTTCAGGATTTTATGTGAACGGATTTTTTACTGCACTTTTATTTAGCGTTTTATTGTCAATATTTAGGTCGGTTTTGTTCGGTATGCTGAAAGAAGAAAAAAAGAATAGATAA